Proteins encoded in a region of the Eschrichtius robustus isolate mEscRob2 chromosome 16, mEscRob2.pri, whole genome shotgun sequence genome:
- the PRSS36 gene encoding polyserase-2, whose translation MSQHLLLPLAILAISPIPGAFQDSALSPTQEEPEDLDCGRPEPSARIMGGSDAQPGTWPWQVSLHQGGGHICGGSLIAPSWVLSAAHCFVTNGTLEPAAEWSVVLGVHSQDGPLDGAHVRAVAAILVPDNYSGVERGADVALLRLASPARLGPAVRPVCLPRASHRFAHGTACWATGWGDVQEADPLPLPWVLQEVELRLLGEAACQCLYSRPGPFNLTFQLLPGMLCAGYPEGRRDTCQGDSGGPLVCKEGGRWFQAGITSFGFGCGRRNRPGVFTAVAPYEAWIREQVLGSEPGPAFPTQSPEPQSGLPEPTDENCTIALPECGKASRPGAWPWEAQVMVPGSRPCYGALVSESWVLAPASCFPGRISSDLPPRDLDNWRVMLPSRPRAERVARLVPHDNASWDDASNLALLQLRAPVNLSAAPQPVCLPHPEHYFLPGSRCRLARWGHTEPAPGAGSLLEAELLGIWWCHCLYGRQGASVPPPGEPPQALCPAYQEEEVAGRCWNYSHWSLLCREEGTWFLAGIRDLPSDCLRPRAFYPLQTHGPWISHVTRGAYLEDQLAWDWGPEGEETETQTCPPHTEHGACGLRPEPALMGVLWPWLAEVHVAGERVCTGVLVAPGWVLAATHCILRLGSTTVPYIEVYLGRAGASPLPQSHQVSRLVISIRLPRHLGLRPPLALLELSSRVEPSPSALPICLHPGGTPLGASCWVLGWKDPQDRVPVAAAVSILTPRLCHCLYQGILPPGTLCVLYAEGQEDRCEVTSAPPLLCQTEGGSWVLVGMAIRGSRELFAAIGPEETWISQTVGEAYFLPPSGFPHWLPEGGDLCPPDMSRASGSPRAALFLLLLILLIQG comes from the exons ATGTCCCAGCACCTGCTTCTCCCACTTGCGATCCTTG CCATAAGCCCCATCCCAGGAGCCTTCCAGGACTCAG CTCTCAGTCCTACCCAAGAAGAACCTGAAGATCTGG ACTGCGGTCGCCCTGAGCCCTCTGCCCGAATCATGGGGGGCTCAGACGCGCAGCCGGGCACCTGGCCGTGGCAGGTGAGCCTGCATCAGGGCGGGGGCCACATCTGCGGGGGCTCCCTCATCGCCCCGTCCTGGGTCCTCTCGGCCGCTCACTGTTTCGTGAC GAACGGGACCTTGGAGCCCGCGGCCGAGTGGTCGGTAGTGCTGGGCGTGCACTCCCAGGACGGGCCCCTGGACGGCGCGCACGTCCGCGCGGTGGCCGCCATCCTGGTGCCGGACAACTACAGCGGCGTGGAAAGGGGTGCCGACGTGGCCCTGCTGCGCCTGGCCTCTCCCGCCCGGCTGGGCCCCGCCGTGCGGCCCGTCTGCCTGCCCCGCGCCTCGCACCGCTTCGCTCACGGCACCGCCTGCTGGGCCACGGGCTGGGGGGACGTCCAGGAGGCCG ACCCCCTGCCTCTCCCCTGGGTGCTACAAGAAGTGGAGCTAAGGTTGCTGGGAGAAGCTGCCTGTCAGTGTCTCTACAGCCGGCCTGGTCCCTTCAATCTCACTTTCCAGCTATTGCCAGGAATGCTGTGTGCTGGCTACCCAGAGGGCCGCAGGGACACCTGCCAG GGAGACTCTGGGGGGCCCCTGGTCTGCAAGGAAGGTGGCCGATGGTTCCAGGCGGGAATCACCAGCTTTGGCTTTGGCTGTGGACGGAGGAACCGCCCTGGAGTCTTCACTGCTGTGGCTCCCTATGAGGCATGGATAAGGGAACAGGTGTTGGGCTCAGAGCCTGGCCCTGCCTTTCCCACCCAGTCCCCGGAGCCACAGTCAGGTCTCCCCGAGCCCACGGATGAGAACTGCACCATCGCCCTGCCAG AGTGCGGGAAGGCCTCGAGGCCAGGGGCCTGGCCCTGGGAAGCCCAGGTGATGGTCCCAGGATCCAGACCCTGCTATGGGGCACTGGTGTCTgaaagctgggtcttggcaccTGCCAGCTGCTTTCCGGG CCGCATCAGCTCAGACCTCCCGCCCCGCGACCTGGACAACTGGCGCGTGATGCTGCCCTCGCGCCCGCGCGCGGAGCGGGTGGCACGCCTCGTGCCGCACGACAACGCCTCGTGGGACGACGCCTCGAACCTGGCGCTGCTGCAGCTGCGCGCGCCCGTGAACCTGAGCGCGGCCCCGCAGCCAGTGTGCCTACCCCACCCAGAACACTATTTCCTACCCGGGAGCCGCTGCCGCCTGGCTCGCTGGGGCCACACGG AACCAGCGCCCGGGGCCGGTTCGCTGCTTGAGGCGGAGCTGTTGGGCATCTGGTGGTGTCATTGCCTGTATGGCCGCCAGGGGGCGTCAGTGCCGCCGCCGGGAGAGCCGCCGCAAGCTCTCTGCCCCGCCtaccaggaggaggaggtggcggGCCGCTGCTGG AACTACTCTCATTGGAGCCTTCTATGCCGGGAAGAGGGGACCTGGTTCCTGGCTGGAATCAGAGACTTACCCAGTGACTGCCTGCGTCCCAGAGCCTTCTACCCGCTGCAGACCCACGGCCCATGGATCAGCCATGTGACTCGGGGAGCCTACCTGGAGGACCAGCTGGCCTGGGACTGGGGCCCTGAGGGGgaggagactgagacacaaacttGTCCCCCTCACACAGAGCATGGCG CCTGTGGACTGCGGCCAGAGCCGGCTCTGATGGGGGTCCTGTGGCCCTGGCTGGCAGAGGTGCATGTAGCTGGAGAGCGAGTCTGCACTGGGGTCCTCGTGGCCCCAGGCTGGGTCCTGGCAGCCACTCACTGTATCCTCAG GCTGGGCTCTACAACAGTGCCTTATATTGAAGTGTACCTGGGCCGGGCTGGGGCCAGCCCCCTCCCACAGAGCCACCAGGTTTCCCGGCTGGTCATCAGCATCCGCCTGCCCCGGCACCTGGGACTTCGGCCCCCCCTGGCCCTCCTGGAGCTGAGCTCCCGGGTGGAGCCCTCCCCATCAGCCTTGCCCATCTGCCTTCACCCAGGGGGTACTCCGCTGGGGGCCAGCTGCTGGGTACTGGGCTGGAAGGACCCCCAGGACCGAG tCCCTGTGGCTGCTGCTGTCTCCATCTTGACACCACGACTCTGTCACTGCCTCTATCAGGGCATTCTGCCCCCTGGAACTCTCTGTGTCCTGTATGCAGAGGGGCAGGAGGACAGGTGTGAG GTGACCTCAGCACCTCCGCTCCTGTGCCAGACTGAGGGAGGCTCCTGGGTCCTCGTGGGCATGGCTATTCGAGGCAGCAGGGAGCTATTTGCCGCCATCGGACCTGAAGAGACCTGGATCTCCCAGACAGTGGGGGAGGCGTATTTCCTGCCCCCCAGTGGCTTCCCCCACTGGCTCCCAGAAGGCGGCGACCTCTGTCCCCCTGACATGTCCAGGGCCTCAGGTTCCCCTCGAGCTGCTCTTTTCCTGCTGCTACTGATCCTCCTGATCCAGGGCTGA